A stretch of the Xiphias gladius isolate SHS-SW01 ecotype Sanya breed wild chromosome 21, ASM1685928v1, whole genome shotgun sequence genome encodes the following:
- the slc32a1 gene encoding vesicular inhibitory amino acid transporter: MATLIRGKLSNKLSNAATAVSNKSQAKVSGMFARMGFQAATDEEALGFAACDDLDYDHRQGMQMDILSSDEMGGEGSGDGGVLEGDSHYQRDGTGPPHSDSKDGGPTSELTEVRPKITAWEAGWNVTNAIQGMFVLGLPYAILHGGYLGLFLIIFAAVVCCYTGKILIACLYEEDEDGQLVRVRDSYVDIANACCAPRFPSLGGHVVNVAQIIELVMTCILYVVVSGNLMYNSFPNMPISQKSWAIIATAALLPCAFLKNLKAVSKFSLLCTMAHFVINVLVIAYCLSRARDWAWDKVKFYIDVKKFPISIGIIVFSYTSQIFLPSLEGNMQKPSEFHCMMNWTHIAACILKGLFALVAYLTWADETKEVITDNLPPTIRAVVNIFLVAKALLSYPLPFFAAVEVLEKTFFQDGGRAYFPDCYGGDGRLKSWGLTLRCSLVVFTLLMAIYVPHFALLMGLTGSLTGAGLCFLLPSLFHLKLLWRKLLWHQVFFDVAIFVIGGICSISGFIHSMEGLIEAFKYNIEE; the protein is encoded by the exons ATGGCGACGTTAATCAGAGGCAAGCTTTctaataaactgtcaaatgCAGCCACGGCTGTGTCCAACAAATCCCAGGCGAAGGTGAGCGGGATGTTCGCCAGGATGGGGTTCCAGGCCGCCACCGACGAGGAGGCTCTGGGCTTCGCCGCCTGCGATGACCTGGACTACGACCACCGGCAGGGCATGCAGATGGACATTTTGTCGTCCGATGAGATGGGGGGAGAGGGGAGCGGAGACGGAGGTGTGTTGGAGGGGGACAGCCACTACCAGAGGGACGGCACCGGTCCGCCGCACTCAGACTCAAAGGACGGCGGTCCGACGAGCGAGTTGACTGAAGTCAGGCCAAAAATCACCGCTTGGGAGGCGGGCTGGAACGTCACGAATGCAATCCAG ggGATGTTTGTTCTGGGGTTGCCCTACGCCATCCTGCACGGAGGATACCTCGGACTCTTTCTCATTATTTTCGCCGCCGTAGTGTGCTGTTACACGGGGAAAATCCTCATTGCCTGTCTGTACGAGGAGGACGAAGACGGGCAGCTCGTCCGCGTGAGGGACTCCTATGTGGACATTGCCAACGCCTGCTGCGCGCCCCGATTCCCGTCCTTAGGTGGCCATGTCGTGAATGTAGCCCAAATCATAGAGTTGGTGATGACCTGCATCCTGTATGTGGTGGTCAGCGGCAATCTCATGTACAACAGCTTTCCCAACATGCCCATTTCCCAGAAGTCGTGGGCCATCATCGCCACCGCCGCTCTCCTCCCCTGCGCCTTCCTCAAGAACCTGAAAGCCGTCTCCAAGTTCAGCTTGCTGTGCACGATGGCCCACTTTGTCATCAACGTCCTGGTGATAGCTTACTGCCTCTCCAGGGCGAGGGACTGGGCCTGGGACAAGGTCAAGTTTTACATCGACGTCAAGAAGTTCCCCATCTCCATTGGGATTATCGTGTTCAGCTACACCTCGCAGATCTTCCTGCCGTCTCTGGAGGGGAACATGCAGAAACCTAGCGAGTTCCATTGCATGATGAACTGGACTCACATCGCTGCCTGCATCCTCAAGGGCCTGTTCGCGCTGGTGGCCTACTTGACCTGGGCTGACGAAACCAAGGAGGTCATCACGGACAACCTGCCCCCGACCATCCGAGCCGTCGTCAACATCTTCCTTGTGGCCAAAGCCTTGCTGTCGTATCCACTGCCGTTTTTCGCCGCCGTCGAGGTATTGGAGAAAACGTTTTTCCAGGACGGGGGACGCGCGTACTTCCCCGACTGCTACGGAGGCGATGGACGCCTAAAATCCTGGGGACTCACTCTCCGGTGTAGCCTCGTCGTGTTCACCTTGCTCATGGCGATCTATGTGCCACACTTCGCCCTCCTCATGGGTCTCACCGGCAGCCTGACGGGCGCAGGCCTGTGCTTTCTGCTTCCCAGTCTCTTCCACCTCAAGCTTTTATGGAGAAAGCTGCTATGGCACCAGGTTTTCTTTGACGTCGCCATCTTTGTAATAGGAGGTATATGCAGCATATCTGGTTTCATCCACTCAATGGAGGGGCTCATAGAGGCTTTCAAGTATAACATAGAGGAGTAG